The sequence GTAAAGCATCTCATTGTTTAGTTGTTCCGAATTTTTAAGATTATCTGTGCAAGAGCGTTTAGCAATAGTTAAGCAGAAACAATTATGCATTAATTGTCTGAAGTCAGGTCATTATGCCAAGGAATGTAAAGCATCCAAGTGTCGAAAATGTTCGAAGGTTCATAATACATTGTTACATTTGGAGGGCGAAAGGTCGTCATCAAAGAAGCCTCCAGACGTGACTCCAAAGAAATCGGAAGAAACAGAGCAAGTCATGCATTGTGTGCAACGTAAAGATGACTATTTAGTGAACGGAACTAGGAAATTAGAAGTAAAGCAAGAACCTCCAAGCAAAGAATCGAGTTCTCAAGTCATCTTAGCTACCGCTCAGGTATATGTTCGTGACGGACAGGGTAGGAGACAAACGTGTCGAGCCTTATTAGATCCTGGCTCGCAATCGCATTTCGTTACTGAAGAGTTGGCAAGGAGATTACAACTACCGAGCAGAGCAGAATCGGCGGCAATCAACGGCATAATGCGCAACGTTACGAGAATTGAACGTTCAGTTAAGGTTCGAATGGAATCTAGAAATACTGCATTTGAGGCTGACTTGGAATGTCTCATCATCTCTACTATAACAGAACAACTGCCGCAACTCAAGATAAATAAGAGATTGGGTAATCTCCCACAGGATCACAGATTGGCTGATCCTGCATACGATAAACCTGGCTCGGTGGATATGTTAATAGGTGCTGGCCTTTTCTGGAAGCTTTTATGTGTTGGCCAAGTGAAAAGTGGAAAGGGCCACCCTACATGGCAGAAAACTCAATTAGGCTGGATTGTAGGAGGAGAGTTATTCAACACAGAGATGAAGACGGATAACACGGGGTTAGTCACCTGTTTGGCAAACAATCAAATGCTGAACAAGCAATTAGAAAGATTTTGGGCTCAAGAAGAAGGACAAGAGAATAGACAGCTCAATATTCAGGAGACATATTGCGAGAACTATTTTGATGAGACGACGACGCGAGATAGTGCAGGAAGATTTATAGCCTGCCCAGAAAGGAAGGAGTTGGGCTTGGCGATTCAAGACAGCAAGCAACAAGACGATTCTACGCGTTGGAACGGCGCTTTCGAAGACAGCTTTCAGTTAAGGAAGAATACATTCGATTTATAGACGATTACAAGGAAAGAGGACACATGAATTTAGTGTCTACCAGTGAGATGACAGGAAAGGCGCTTTGGTTTATGTTGCATCAACCAGTATTAAGACTTGATAGTATTACTACGAAACTTAGAGTTGTATTTGATGCCTCAGCGAAGTCAGACAATGATAATTCGCTGAATGATACACTTTTGACTGGACCCAATTTGCAGAATGATTTACTGCACATTCTATTGAGGTATCGCACACATAGATATGTGATTACTGGTGATATTGCAATGATGTTTCGACAAATATGGATTGTGAAAGAAGATCGAAGTATGCAGTTAATACTTTAGGGGCAAGAAGAAGACGCTCCATTGGACATATATTCACTCAACACCGTTACTCAAGGTACAAATTGTGCACCTTATTTGTCTATGAAGTGTCTTAAACGGTTAGCAAAAGAAGATAGAGCTTTGTTTTTACCGGCTCAAAGGGCGTTGGAATCCGACTTCTATATGGACAACGTTTTATCAGGTAATGACGATCTCGAAAAGGTCATTCGTTTGCAAATGCAACTTACGGCACTTTTGAAGAGAGGCCAATTTCACTTAAGGAAATGGAGAGCCAACGATGATCGTATTTTGAGTCATTTAGTAGAAGGCAAAACAGAAGAGCTGTTAGTACTTGACAA comes from Ooceraea biroi isolate clonal line C1 chromosome 8, Obir_v5.4, whole genome shotgun sequence and encodes:
- the LOC105280839 gene encoding uncharacterized protein LOC105280839, which produces MIEELNVGKGTALKPGDIFLVDRGFRDSLKSIQEKGFVAKMPCFSDTPSSSLTTEQANTSRMVTKSRYIVEYVNGWIKNFFQFFNSIDAHGQRCTQRSDTSGTDLVYIKLRTKSLRMFFVSSREESTFEQAQTRVEKLQELWSAFNENQTQIEVNRAKDEEDLEDVTKQEAAEREIFEWAYYKALDEARSIIAAASVPATQQDALESELQGSIDIKLPTLKHCKFLVQPIDKWDTLIIYLARNKLDYQSECAWEEEVGQQKSDHMPTTKEFLKFCSERCRTLEICSEFLRLSVQERLAIVKQKQLCINCLKSGHYAKECKASKCRKCSKVHNTLLHLEGERSSSKKPPDVTPKKSEETEQVMHCVQRKDDYLVNGTRKLEVKQEPPSKESSSQVILATAQVYVRDGQGRRQTCRALLDPGSQSHFVTEELARRLQLPSRAESAAINGIMRNVTRIERSVKVRMESRNTAFEADLECLIISTITEQLPQLKINKRLGNLPQDHRLADPAYDKPGSVDMLIGAGLFWKLLCVGQVKSGKGHPTWQKTQLGWIVGGELFNTEMKTDNTGLVTCLANNQMLNKQLERFWAQEEGQENRQLNIQETYCENYFDETTTRDSAGRFIACPERKELGLAIQDSKQQDDSTHDYKERGHMNLVSTSEMTGKALWFMLHQPVLRLDSITTKLRVVFDASAKSDNDNSLNDTLLTGPNLQNDLLHILLRYRTHRYVITGDIAMMFRQIWIVKEDRTKEDRALFLPAQRALESDFYMDNVLSGNDDLEKVIRLQMQLTALLKRGQFHLRKWRANDDRILSHLVEGKTEELLVLDKGTTSKTLGVLWNQKEDSLQYQEKESKFDQVTKHTVISEIAQIYDPLGLLGPIIIVAKGIIQQLWTLNLQWDESLPQELYSKWKTYRSS